The Microbulbifer sp. YPW1 genome contains the following window.
AAAAGAACTGGTTGGAGAAAATACTGGGTGCCTTCTCACAAGAACCCAAGTCCCGCGATGAGCTGCTGGACATCATCAAAGATGCCGCAGAAAACAAGGTGGTAGACGCCGAAGCGCTATCCATCATCGAGGGAGCGCTGGATGTATCCAGCCAGCAGGTGCGGGAAATCATGATTCCGCGCTCGCAGATGGTGGTGGTCAGCATTGAAGACCACCCCAAAGAATTCCTGCCCAAGATCATCGAATCCGGCCACTCCCGTTTCCCGGTGGTGGGCGAGAGCATCGACGATATCCGCGGCATACTCCTCGCCAAGGATCTGCTGCCGCTGGTGCTGAAAGGCGTGGACGAATTCCGCCTCGAGGACCATATCCGGCCCGCCAATATCATTCCCGAGAGCAAACGCCTGAATATCCTGCTGCGGGAATTCCGCGAGAACCGCTATCACATGGCTGTCGTGATCGACGAGTATGGTGGTGTCTCGGGCGTGGTGACTATTGAAGATATCCTTGAGGAGATCGTCGGCGAGATCGAAGACGAGACCGACGAGGAAGAAGCGGATAGCTTTATCCGCAAGGTGAGCGACAACGATTTTGTGGTGAAAGCGCTCACCCCCATCGAGGACTTCAACGAGTACTTTGAGTGTGAATTCAGCGATGAAGAGTTCGACACCATCGGCGGTCTGATCATGCAGTCCTTTGGCCACTTGCCGGGGCGCGACGAGATGACCAAGCTCGGAGATTTCAAGTTCCGCGTCCTCTACGCCGACAACCGGCAGATTCACCTGCTGCGTGTAAGTCGATTTGACAGGCCCGCTGAAGAAGATGGCTGATGCGTAAATTCGTGCCTTTTTTGGCCGCCCTGTTCTCGGGCGGCCTGCTGACTCTTTCTTTTGCCCCCTATAACCTCTGGCCGCTCGGACTGCTGTCCCTCGCGCTGCTTGCCTGGCTGCTGGCGCCCGGTCGCCATCAACTGGAGAAGGCCAGCAGCGGGAAGGGAATCTTTCAGGTCGCCCTCTGCTACGGTATCGGCCTGTTTGCCACCGGTGGCTCCTGGGTATACGTCTCGATCACCGACTTCGGCAATTCCTCCCCTGTGCTGGGGGTCATCCTTACCGGCGCCTTTGTAGGCGTGCTGGCACTGGCATTTGCCCTGCCCTTCCCGTTACTGGCACGCCTGCGTGCAAACCCCGTGTCGTTTGCCCTGGGATTCGCCGCGCTCTGGTTTGTCAGCGAGTGGGTTCGCACCTGGCTGTTTACCGGCTTCCCCTGGTTGTTTGCAGGCTATGGCCATATACACACCTGGCTTTCCGGCTGGGCGCCCATCGCCAGTGTCTACGGTATCGGCCTGTTACTCGCGTTTTCCGCTGCCGTGCTGGCACTGTTTATGCGCCGCGCCTTCGCCTCCTGGAAGTCCGCCAGTGCGCTGTCGCTACTGGCCGCCGCCCTGCTGACCTGGCCGGCCGGGCTGCTGCTGTCGAAAGTGGATTGGACGGAAAGTACGGGTGAGGAACTGACCGTTGGCCTGGTACAGGCCAATATTCCCCAGGACAAAAAGTGGCAGCCGGAATTCCGCGGCGAGACTATCAGACGCTACCAGAGTGCCACCGAGGCACTCCACCGCGAAAAAGTGGATCTGGTGATCTGGCCAGAGGCAGCACTGCCGCTGCTTTACCACCACGCGCCCAACCTGATGGATGCGCTGCAAAACAACGCGCAGGAAACCGGCACAGACCTGATCACCGGCATCCTCTACGACACCGAGGAAGATTACCGACGCGTGGTGCACAATTCCGCAGTGGTCTTCGGCACTGAATCCCAGCTGTACCACAAGCGCCACCTGGTACCTTTCGGCGAGTATGTGCCGCTGGAGGACTGGATTCGCGGCACCATCGAATTCTTCAACCTGCCCACCTCCTTCATCCGCCCGGGACCGGAGGGCCAGCAGCCGCTCCAGGCCGGGGGCGTAAGCTGGGCTCCGCTGATCTGTTACGAAATCGTCTATCCGCAACTGGTGTCCCAGAGCAGCGGTGATGCGCAGGTTCTGCTGACCCTGAGCAATGACGCCTGGTTTGGGCGCTCCATTGGCCCGTTACAGCATATGCAGATGGCACAGATGCGCGCCCTGGAAACCCGTCGCTACCTGGTGCGCGCCACCAATACCGGGGTAACCGCCATTGTTGCGCCAGACGGCAGTATCACCGAGCAATTACCACAATTCGAACAGGCAACCCTGACCGGCGAAGTACAGGGTCGCAACGGCTACACACCGTTCATGCTGATCGGTGTGTGGGGGCTGGTAGCACTGGCCACGCTGATGCTGGTATTCGCAGCCCTGTTACAACGTCGCCCTGCCCCCGAAAATACCGCGGTATTCGGTGGCGAAGCTGCTGACTGATTGAACAGGCAGACCGGGGCGGTGATTACCCCGGTTTGCCGCCTGCTTTCACACGCCTTTCACAATCCCCGGGATTTCTTGCCCGGCACTTCCTGCAAGCCGCCCGCTGGCTGCTATTATCGTGAGATATTCACCCGGCGATAAAGACCCCAGCGCAGTATTGATCCGGTCAATTCGCCCGGCAGGCAGTCGAGCCTGCTCCCGGTTCAGCGCGCTCAAGATGCGCCCAATAGACCGGGCAATCGTTTTTCATGCACAGACCAGACAATGTGCGGCACGGATGCCAGATTTATGCATTGCTTAATTACTGGCGGCACTGGATTGATAGGCCGTCTATTTTGTGCGCAATGGTTGGCGCGAGGCCACAGCCTCACGGTACTCAGCCGCTCTCCCGAGAAGGTGCACAAACTCTGTGGCGAAGCCGCCCAGGGCGTACGCGAACTGCAACAGGTCGAAGGCCCGGTAGATGTGGTCGTCAACCTGGCGGGAGAGACCATTTCCAAGCGCTGGACCAGCGCGCGCAAACAGGAAATCCGCCGCTCGCGGCTGGAGACCACCAGCCAGCTGGTGCAGTGGATCCTGTCCAGGGAACAGCGCCCCGAATACATCCTTTCCGGCTCCGCGGTGGGCTATTACGGTGACCGCGGCGGTGATCTGCTCCGGGAAACCAGCGGGCCCGGCGGCGGATTCGCTGCGGAACTGTGTCGGGATTGGGAAGCTGCAACCCAACCCCTGCAGCAGGCAGGACTGTGCGTGGGTACCATGCGCACCGCTATCGTACTATCCACTCGCGGCGGTGCCCTGCCGCAGATGCTGCCCGCCTTCCGACTTGGCGTCGGTGGTCCCATGAGTAGCGGTGAACACTGGATGAGTTGGATTCACGAAGAAGATATCGTCGGCCTGATGTTACATACCATCGACCGGCGCATCTGCACCCCCTTCAACGCAAGCGCCCCGGAACCAGTCACCAACAACAGTTTCTCCCGTCTGCTGGCAAGACAGCTGCATCGTCCCTGTCTGCTGCGAACACCGGCATGGGCACTGCGGCTGATGTTCGGCGAGATGGCGGATGAGCTGCTCCTCGCCAGCCAGAGAATGGAACCGCGTGTGGCACTGGACAGTGGCTACAGCTTTCAGTATCCGACGCTGGAGAAAGCCCTCGCCGACCTGCTGGGCAGCACACCCCAAAACGGCGAGGCCCACGCTTCATCCAGGTCTCGCTGAGCGACGACCAACTGGATACGGCTTTCGCCTGGTCACCGCAGACATGCCCTACCCCAAAAACTCAAACAGGAAATACAAACGAGCCCGCACTGGGCGGGCTCGAGATGTGTGTATTGCCGGAGTTGGCTAGACTGGCTGGAGGTCAGGCCGCAGCGGTATTGCGGGTCAGTATTGTCTCCAGATAGCTGCGCGCGCCGTCGGAGGTCACGGGCTCAGCCTTGCACTCCACCGGAGCCGACCCGACCCAGTGTGCGTGCCAGCGATACCAGTTGTGGGCTTCGGCACCGCTCTCCCGGCTATCGCTGGATTCCTGGCGCAGTTCCACAAAATCGGTCTGCTCCGGGTCCAGTTTGAACTCGCGGACGATCTGCCCGACGAAGGTTTCGAAGTTTTTGCTCAGCCTGGCGGCACTTTCCTCACCTGCAGACAACATCACCAGCTGGCGCTTGCCGCGGCGGGCCATTTTCAGACCGATCCACACCGGACGGTTCAGGCGATTGTGCAACTGAATGGGGGAGAAGGATGCTGGGATACCCGTCATCTGGAGGTTACCTCGATTTTTATGTTGTTATTGTGCGCGACATGGCCGAAGCCGCCGCGTAGATGCTCCATCATCCGAAACTTACTCCATTACCTATTATTTTGGACTTCCGCGTCGATCCACGTAGCCAGGTTGATCGTTGTTTGACGATGCAAGCAGGCGCCCGATGGTTTCAGGAGTAACCGTCTTGTAAGGCGCCCATACTAGTTATTCACACCGGGGGCATCAAGCGCATATCTGGAATCAAACCGGCCCGACGGTCAACTTTCCGCGTCCGCAAGACGCTCAGCAAGTCCGCCGGGAGGGCAGTGGACGCCAGCGATACCACTGATCTGCCACCAGCTCACGCCAGTACACCTGACTGCGCAACAGGGCCGCCGCACTGGGCAGCCAGCGCAGCAGACCGCTCTCGGCCCGCGGCACCAGCTCTCCAGCACTCCCGACCGGGAGAGGCCGTACCTGAATTCCGGCGCGGGCAAAACTTTCCGCGGCCCTGGGCATGTGCCACCAGTGCGTCACCAGAAGCACACCTTCGACTCCCGAATCGTGCAGAAGTGCCGCAGAGTTGGTCGCGTTCTCCGCCGTCGTACGGCTGCAATTCTCACGCCAAGTCACCGGGCGCCGGAACAGATTTTCCAGCGCATCGGCCATCAGGTCTGCCTCTGGCGCCTTCTCCTCACTGAAAACCCGCCCTCCCGAGACCAGGATCGGCAGCTTGTCCGGCGCCTCTCCCGCCGCCCAGGCAACGCGCTCGAGGCTGGCGGCGGAAAGCCGCTCAGCGCCGGTCTCCGCATCCCGGTAGCGGCCGCCGCCGAGCACCACAACCGCCGTCGGCTCCATATCCGGCGCCTCCGGAAGCGAATGGACCAAGCGCTGTCCCAGCCAGCCGGAGAATGCCGGTGTCGCGCAAATCCACAAGGTGATAAAGCACAGGATAGCCAGCGGCAGTGACAGTTTGGCTACTGGGGTAGACGCGGGGAAAAACCAGAATACGAAGGCCATCAGCAGTCCGACCAGCGGGGCGAAAGGCGGCATGATGAGGGTTGCCAGAGCGGCTTGCAGTTCCATCTTGTGGCAGCGGTCCTGTTTTCAGAATGAGATATTATTGTTGAGGAAACACGTGCTCGCACCAACATGGTGCGAGGCAATCAAGAGCCCCAGCCTGAGCTGCGGCAACTCAATTCTCTTCGAGGCCGCCGCTAATCTGCCGGAAACACCCAAATCCACAGCGGTGACACGGCGTAATTTGAGCGCCTGTATCGGGCAATGCACGGTAGCCACAGCCCAGACACTGCAACTCCTCTCCCTCTCCCACATCTTCCCCGGCAAGCGCCCAGGGCTCGCCGTGACGGATACAGTACATCAATGCCGGCCAGGCTGACTTGGTCGGGTCCGCGGCATCCAGCAGCCAGTCGCCGGTGCGCTCCTCGAGGGTTTTCAGTTCACCGCCCAGATCCTCCAGATACTCCTCTGCCCGGTGCACATCGTCTTTGAGCCAGGCGCGCAGGAAGGCCGCCTTGCTGGCGGTGAGCTTTTCCACCGCCAATTCATCCTCGACCAATCTTTCCAGATCCTGGCGCACCCCGGCGGTTACTTTCTCGTCTTCGAGCAGCAGATCCGGGTTATCAACCGGTTGTGCAGCTTTTGGATCGGCTTTCGACCCCGCTTTAGGTTTCTTACTCACCCCATCCCTCCTATAATTCGCCGTTTTCCGACCGAACCGCAAGCGCGTCTTCTGGTCAGAATTTCCCAATAGATCGAGTCACAGAGTATAGGTTCCCCACAGATGGAAGAGCAGTACAACCCCTCAGCAGTCGAAGCCGCCGCCCAGGGCCATTGGGCCGAGCAGAAAAGCTTCGAGGTAAAGGAAGACCCCGCCAAGGACAAGTTCTACTGCCTATCCATGTTCCCCTACCCCAGCGGCAAGCTGCACATGGGGCACGTGCGCAACTACACCATCACCGATGTGATCTCCCGCTACCAGCGCATGCAGGGCAAAAACGTCCTGCACCCTATGGGCTGGGACGCCTTCGGCCTGCCGGCGGAAAACGCCGCGATCCAGAACAAGACCGCACCGGCCAAGTGGACCTACTCCAACATCGACTACATGAAAGGCCAGTTGAAAGCCCTCGGCTTCGGTTTTGACTGGTCCCGCGAGCTGGCCACCTGCCAGCCGTCCTACTACCGCTGGGAACAGTGGTTCTTCACCCGCCTGTACAAGAAAGGCCTGGTGTACAAGAAGAACTCCGCCGTGAACTGGTGTCCCCACGATGCCACCGTACTGGCCAACGAGCAGGTGGAAGACGGTGCCTGCTGGCGCTGCGGCACCACCGTGGAGCGCCGCGAACTGGCGCAGTGGTTTATCAAGATCACCGACTACGCCGAAGAACTGCTGAAAGACCTGGATCAGCTTCCCGACTGGCCGGAGCAGGTGCGCACCATGCAACGCAACTGGATCGGCAAATCCAAGGGCGTCGAGCTGGCCTTCGCCCTGCCCATGACCATTGCCGGCGTCGATCACTTCGACGTCTACACCACCCGTCCGGATACCCTGATGGGCGTCACCTACGTGTCTCTCGCCTCGGAACACCCGATCGCCCTGGAACTGGCCGAATCCAATCCAGAGCTGAAGGCCTTCATTGCCGAGTGCAAGAAGCAATCCATGTCCGAGGCCGATATGGCCACCATGGACAAAAAAGGCATGGACACCGGCCTCAAGGCCATCCACCCACTCACTGGTGAAGAAATCCCGGTGTGGGTCGCCAACTACGTGCTGATGGATTACGGCAGTGGTGCCGTGATGGCGGTCCCCGCCCACGACCAGCGCGACTGGGAATTTGCCAAAAAGTACGACCTGCCGATCAAGCAGGTGGTCACACCTGCGGGCGCCGAATCCGTCGACCTGGAAAAAGAAGCTTTCACCGAAAAAGGCGTACTGGTCAATTCCGGTGGCTTCGACGGCCTCGACTTCGATGCCGCGTTCAATGCCATCGCCGACGGTTTAGAGGCTGCAGGCAAGGGTCGCGTCACCACCAACTACCGCCTGCGCGACTGGGGCGTGTCCCGTCAACGTTACTGGGGCGCACCGATTCCCATGTTCAACCTGGCCGACGGCAGCGAAATCCCGGTACCCGCAGAAAAACTGCCGATCCTGCTGCCGGAAGACGTGGAGCTGGACGGCGTCACCTCCCCGATCAAAGCCGATCCGGAGTGGTGCAAAGACGAATACAACGGCGAAGCGGTCGAGCGCGAAACCGACACCTTCGACACCTTCATGGAATCCAGCTGGTATTACGCCCGCTACACCTGCCCCGATTTCGAAGAAGGCATGCTCGACCCGGACCGCGCCAACTACTGGCTGCCGGTCGACCAGTATGTAGGCGGTATCGAACACGCCATCCTGCACCTGCTGTACGCGCGCTTCTTCCACAAACTGATGCGCGACGAAGGCCTGGTGAAGAGCGACGAGCCCTTCAAGCGCCTTCTGTGCCAGGGCATGGTGCTCGCCGAATCCTTCTACAAGGAAGAAAACGGCCACAAAACCTGGATCGCCCCCACCGCGGTCGACGTAGAGCGCGACGACAAGGGCAAGCCGATCAAAGCCATCGAGCGCGCCACCGGTGAAGAAGTGGTTGCCGGCGGCGTGGTCAAAATGTCC
Protein-coding sequences here:
- a CDS encoding HlyC/CorC family transporter; amino-acid sequence: MATSMTTDEPPSSSSSNRPRSGEKNWLEKILGAFSQEPKSRDELLDIIKDAAENKVVDAEALSIIEGALDVSSQQVREIMIPRSQMVVVSIEDHPKEFLPKIIESGHSRFPVVGESIDDIRGILLAKDLLPLVLKGVDEFRLEDHIRPANIIPESKRLNILLREFRENRYHMAVVIDEYGGVSGVVTIEDILEEIVGEIEDETDEEEADSFIRKVSDNDFVVKALTPIEDFNEYFECEFSDEEFDTIGGLIMQSFGHLPGRDEMTKLGDFKFRVLYADNRQIHLLRVSRFDRPAEEDG
- the lnt gene encoding apolipoprotein N-acyltransferase, which gives rise to MRKFVPFLAALFSGGLLTLSFAPYNLWPLGLLSLALLAWLLAPGRHQLEKASSGKGIFQVALCYGIGLFATGGSWVYVSITDFGNSSPVLGVILTGAFVGVLALAFALPFPLLARLRANPVSFALGFAALWFVSEWVRTWLFTGFPWLFAGYGHIHTWLSGWAPIASVYGIGLLLAFSAAVLALFMRRAFASWKSASALSLLAAALLTWPAGLLLSKVDWTESTGEELTVGLVQANIPQDKKWQPEFRGETIRRYQSATEALHREKVDLVIWPEAALPLLYHHAPNLMDALQNNAQETGTDLITGILYDTEEDYRRVVHNSAVVFGTESQLYHKRHLVPFGEYVPLEDWIRGTIEFFNLPTSFIRPGPEGQQPLQAGGVSWAPLICYEIVYPQLVSQSSGDAQVLLTLSNDAWFGRSIGPLQHMQMAQMRALETRRYLVRATNTGVTAIVAPDGSITEQLPQFEQATLTGEVQGRNGYTPFMLIGVWGLVALATLMLVFAALLQRRPAPENTAVFGGEAAD
- a CDS encoding TIGR01777 family oxidoreductase, which produces MHCLITGGTGLIGRLFCAQWLARGHSLTVLSRSPEKVHKLCGEAAQGVRELQQVEGPVDVVVNLAGETISKRWTSARKQEIRRSRLETTSQLVQWILSREQRPEYILSGSAVGYYGDRGGDLLRETSGPGGGFAAELCRDWEAATQPLQQAGLCVGTMRTAIVLSTRGGALPQMLPAFRLGVGGPMSSGEHWMSWIHEEDIVGLMLHTIDRRICTPFNASAPEPVTNNSFSRLLARQLHRPCLLRTPAWALRLMFGEMADELLLASQRMEPRVALDSGYSFQYPTLEKALADLLGSTPQNGEAHASSRSR
- a CDS encoding YdcF family protein, yielding MELQAALATLIMPPFAPLVGLLMAFVFWFFPASTPVAKLSLPLAILCFITLWICATPAFSGWLGQRLVHSLPEAPDMEPTAVVVLGGGRYRDAETGAERLSAASLERVAWAAGEAPDKLPILVSGGRVFSEEKAPEADLMADALENLFRRPVTWRENCSRTTAENATNSAALLHDSGVEGVLLVTHWWHMPRAAESFARAGIQVRPLPVGSAGELVPRAESGLLRWLPSAAALLRSQVYWRELVADQWYRWRPLPSRRTC
- a CDS encoding zinc ribbon-containing protein; amino-acid sequence: MSKKPKAGSKADPKAAQPVDNPDLLLEDEKVTAGVRQDLERLVEDELAVEKLTASKAAFLRAWLKDDVHRAEEYLEDLGGELKTLEERTGDWLLDAADPTKSAWPALMYCIRHGEPWALAGEDVGEGEELQCLGCGYRALPDTGAQITPCHRCGFGCFRQISGGLEEN
- the leuS gene encoding leucine--tRNA ligase, with the translated sequence MEEQYNPSAVEAAAQGHWAEQKSFEVKEDPAKDKFYCLSMFPYPSGKLHMGHVRNYTITDVISRYQRMQGKNVLHPMGWDAFGLPAENAAIQNKTAPAKWTYSNIDYMKGQLKALGFGFDWSRELATCQPSYYRWEQWFFTRLYKKGLVYKKNSAVNWCPHDATVLANEQVEDGACWRCGTTVERRELAQWFIKITDYAEELLKDLDQLPDWPEQVRTMQRNWIGKSKGVELAFALPMTIAGVDHFDVYTTRPDTLMGVTYVSLASEHPIALELAESNPELKAFIAECKKQSMSEADMATMDKKGMDTGLKAIHPLTGEEIPVWVANYVLMDYGSGAVMAVPAHDQRDWEFAKKYDLPIKQVVTPAGAESVDLEKEAFTEKGVLVNSGGFDGLDFDAAFNAIADGLEAAGKGRVTTNYRLRDWGVSRQRYWGAPIPMFNLADGSEIPVPAEKLPILLPEDVELDGVTSPIKADPEWCKDEYNGEAVERETDTFDTFMESSWYYARYTCPDFEEGMLDPDRANYWLPVDQYVGGIEHAILHLLYARFFHKLMRDEGLVKSDEPFKRLLCQGMVLAESFYKEENGHKTWIAPTAVDVERDDKGKPIKAIERATGEEVVAGGVVKMSKSKNNGIDPHAAVQEYGADTVRLFTMFAAPPEQTLEWHDSGVEGASRFLRKLWKTVHGHIEAGDGSAAIDTSALTEKQEQLRRKTHETIQKVSDDYGRRQTFNTAVAAVMELLNEVGKIAERDSANGLAVEREALQAAVMLLAPVTPHISHELWNALGNSGELVDAQWPQVDEKALVRSSITLVVQVNGKLRAKLEVPADADKETLEKMALTDENVLKFTDGKTVRKVIVVPGKLVNIVAN